The following are encoded together in the Mesoterricola sediminis genome:
- the ppdK gene encoding pyruvate, phosphate dikinase, whose amino-acid sequence MTKHVYTFGGDRNEGNASMRNLLGGKGCNLAEMAGLGIPVPPGFTVTTDVCTLYNQAGKQLPADVVEQIKEALKWLEGNQGRTLGNAEKPLLLSVRSGARDSMPGMMDTVLNLGLNDATVEGLAKASNNPRFAYDSYRRFIMMYSDVVLDVHKDHFEEKIEELKHKTGKKLDTEITAEEWKQLCGEFKAIVKAKLGRDFPQDPWEQLLGGIRAVFNSWDTERAIIYRRMNKIPDEWGTAVNVQTMVFGNMGDDCGTGVAFTRDPGTGEPYFYGEYLINAQGEDVVAGIRTPQPITKYQAADSGLKSLEEVMPDVYKELYDTCQKLEKHFKNMQDLEFTIQQGRLYMLQTRNGKRTALAGIRIALDMVKEGMIDEQEGLKRLNADDLTQLLAPIFDAKEKAAFKKAGKMMAKGLPAGPGAAVGLIALSAEEAVALAEKEESLDPSKRKGVVLVRIETSPEDLAGMVAAKGILTARGGMTSHAAVVARGMGKPCVCGASSLVIDVAKRTVSVGDIVLKAGEDFISIDGSAGEIYAGKLSAFPSEVNQVLVEKTLKPEASETFQRFAQIMEWSNKYRALKVRTNADTPHDAAVARAFGAQGIGLCRTEHMFFEDERIPAVREFILAKDEEARKAAVIKLLPYQRKDFEGIFTAMNGLPVTVRLLDPPLHEFVPHDEKGQAEMAKVLGVTIEEVKHRVEKLHEFNPMMGHRGCRLGITYPELIRMQMRAIAEAAINVSKQGVKAMPEVMVPLIGTVKELKFTKDQMLDEIAAVNKENGTDFMCPIGTMIEIPRAAITADKVAEEAEFFSFGTNDLTQMGFGYSRDDSGSFLPEYVSKKILEDDPFQSLDQEGIGELVRIACEKGRKTRPDIKLGVCGEHGGDPRSVKFFHRTGLAYVSCSPYRVPVAILAAAQAVLEEKK is encoded by the coding sequence ATGACGAAACATGTCTATACCTTCGGCGGCGACCGGAACGAGGGCAACGCCTCGATGCGCAACCTCCTGGGCGGCAAGGGCTGCAACCTGGCCGAGATGGCCGGGCTGGGCATCCCCGTTCCCCCCGGGTTCACCGTCACCACCGACGTGTGCACCCTGTACAACCAGGCCGGCAAGCAGCTGCCCGCCGACGTTGTGGAGCAGATCAAGGAGGCCCTGAAGTGGCTGGAGGGCAACCAGGGCCGCACCCTCGGCAACGCCGAGAAGCCCCTGCTCCTTTCCGTCCGCTCCGGCGCCCGGGATTCCATGCCCGGCATGATGGACACCGTCCTGAACCTGGGCCTCAACGACGCGACCGTCGAGGGCCTGGCCAAGGCCAGCAACAACCCCCGCTTCGCCTACGATTCCTACCGCCGCTTCATCATGATGTACAGCGACGTGGTGCTGGACGTCCACAAGGACCACTTCGAGGAGAAGATCGAGGAGCTCAAGCACAAGACCGGCAAGAAGCTCGACACCGAGATCACCGCCGAGGAGTGGAAGCAGCTCTGCGGCGAGTTCAAGGCCATCGTCAAGGCCAAGCTCGGCCGCGACTTCCCCCAGGATCCCTGGGAGCAGCTGCTGGGCGGCATCCGCGCCGTGTTCAACAGCTGGGACACCGAGCGCGCCATCATCTACCGGCGCATGAACAAGATCCCTGACGAGTGGGGCACCGCCGTCAACGTGCAGACCATGGTGTTCGGCAACATGGGCGACGACTGCGGCACCGGCGTGGCCTTCACGCGCGACCCCGGCACCGGCGAGCCCTACTTCTACGGCGAGTACCTGATCAACGCCCAGGGCGAGGACGTCGTCGCCGGCATCCGCACCCCGCAGCCGATCACCAAGTACCAGGCCGCCGACAGCGGCCTGAAGAGCCTTGAAGAAGTCATGCCCGACGTCTACAAGGAGCTCTACGACACCTGCCAGAAGCTCGAGAAGCACTTCAAGAACATGCAGGACCTCGAGTTCACCATCCAGCAGGGCCGGCTCTACATGCTGCAGACCCGCAACGGCAAGCGCACCGCCCTGGCCGGCATCCGCATCGCCCTGGACATGGTCAAGGAAGGCATGATCGACGAGCAGGAAGGCCTGAAGCGCCTCAACGCCGACGATCTGACCCAGCTGCTGGCCCCCATCTTCGACGCGAAGGAGAAGGCCGCCTTCAAGAAGGCCGGCAAGATGATGGCCAAGGGCCTGCCCGCGGGCCCCGGCGCCGCCGTCGGCCTCATCGCGCTGTCCGCCGAAGAAGCGGTCGCCCTGGCCGAGAAGGAAGAGAGCCTGGATCCGAGCAAGCGGAAGGGCGTCGTCCTCGTCCGCATCGAGACCTCCCCTGAGGACCTGGCCGGCATGGTCGCCGCCAAGGGCATCCTCACCGCCCGCGGCGGCATGACCAGCCACGCGGCCGTGGTCGCCCGCGGCATGGGCAAGCCCTGCGTCTGCGGCGCCTCCAGCCTCGTCATCGACGTGGCCAAGCGCACCGTCAGCGTCGGCGACATCGTCCTGAAGGCCGGCGAGGACTTCATCTCCATCGACGGCAGCGCGGGCGAGATCTACGCCGGCAAGCTGAGCGCCTTCCCCAGCGAAGTCAACCAGGTGCTGGTCGAGAAGACCCTCAAGCCCGAGGCCAGCGAGACCTTCCAGCGCTTCGCCCAGATCATGGAGTGGTCCAACAAGTACCGCGCCCTGAAGGTCCGCACCAACGCCGACACCCCGCACGACGCCGCCGTGGCCCGCGCCTTCGGCGCCCAGGGCATCGGCCTGTGCCGCACCGAGCACATGTTCTTCGAGGATGAGCGCATCCCCGCCGTCCGCGAATTCATCCTGGCCAAGGACGAGGAGGCCCGCAAGGCCGCCGTCATCAAGCTCCTGCCCTACCAGCGCAAGGACTTCGAGGGCATCTTCACGGCCATGAACGGCCTGCCCGTCACCGTGCGCCTCCTGGATCCCCCCCTCCACGAGTTCGTGCCCCACGATGAGAAGGGCCAGGCCGAGATGGCCAAGGTCCTCGGCGTCACCATCGAGGAGGTCAAGCACCGGGTCGAGAAGCTGCACGAGTTCAACCCGATGATGGGCCACCGCGGCTGCCGCCTGGGCATCACCTACCCCGAGCTCATCCGCATGCAGATGCGCGCCATCGCCGAGGCCGCCATCAACGTCTCGAAGCAGGGCGTCAAGGCCATGCCCGAGGTGATGGTCCCCCTGATCGGCACGGTCAAGGAGCTGAAGTTCACCAAGGACCAGATGCTCGACGAGATCGCCGCCGTCAACAAGGAGAACGGGACCGACTTCATGTGCCCCATCGGCACCATGATCGAGATCCCCCGCGCCGCCATCACCGCCGACAAGGTCGCCGAGGAGGCCGAGTTCTTCTCCTTCGGCACCAACGACCTCACCCAGATGGGCTTCGGCTACAGCCGCGACGACTCCGGCAGCTTCCTGCCCGAGTACGTCTCCAAGAAGATCCTCGAGGACGATCCCTTCCAGTCCCTGGACCAGGAAGGCATCGGCGAGCTCGTGCGCATCGCCTGCGAGAAGGGCCGCAAGACCCGCCCCGACATCAAGCTGGGCGTCTGCGGCGAGCACGGCGGCGATCCCCGTTCGGTGAAGTTCTTCCACCGCACCGGCCTCGCCTACGTCAGCTGCAGCCCCTACCGCGTGCCCGTCGCGATCCTGGCCGCCGCCCAGGCCGTCCTGGAAGAGAAGAAGTAG
- a CDS encoding cold-shock protein — MAQGTVKWFNPEKGFGFITPDEGGADLFVHHTAIQATGFKTLDEGQRVSFDTGRGQKGPQATNVVKL, encoded by the coding sequence ATGGCTCAGGGAACCGTCAAGTGGTTCAATCCCGAAAAGGGTTTCGGCTTCATCACCCCCGATGAGGGCGGCGCCGATCTCTTCGTTCATCACACCGCCATCCAGGCGACCGGCTTCAAGACCCTCGACGAGGGCCAGCGTGTCAGCTTCGACACCGGCCGCGGCCAGAAGGGTCCCCAGGCGACCAACGTCGTCAAGCTCTAG